In the genome of Nymphaea colorata isolate Beijing-Zhang1983 chromosome 9, ASM883128v2, whole genome shotgun sequence, one region contains:
- the LOC116261309 gene encoding uncharacterized protein LOC116261309 isoform X2 gives MRKKLDTRFPASRIKKIMQADEDVGKIAMAVPVLVSKALELFLHDLCNRTYDITLQRGAKTMSALHLKQCVQTFTVFDFLRDIVSKVPDLGGVDAGGDERHTPRRRKVVEDDVNGSDEESKRTRTEGSYGGRRGRGRGRGRGRGRGGARTSERENAHFGKCEDESDRSPENVNKHNPFSRKLQSRVEHKESKEDASCSTSSPVFRNFDLNLDLDEHGNNPAASTSASASTSVSAIKPELNHEEYPGWSLSEMNKNGIDPLQLLQLNEQADEEEEDYDTEDG, from the exons ATGAGGAAGAAGCTCGACACGCGTTTTCCGGCG TCACGAATAAAAAAGATTATGCAAGCTGATGAAGATGTTGGAAAGATTGCCATGGCAGTGCCCGTTCTAGTAT CTAAAGCATTGGAACTTTTTCTTCACGATCTTTGCAACCGGACATATGACATAACTCTGCAAAGAGGAGCAAAGACAATGAGTGCTTTGCATTT gaagCAATGTGTTCAAACTTTTACAGTCTTTGACTTTTTGAGAGATATTGTAAGCAAAGTTCCAGATTTAGGTGGTGTTGATGCTGGAGGTGATGAAAGGCATACTCCAAGGAGAAG GAAAGTTGTGGAGGATGATGTCAATGGCAGTGATGAGGAGTCAAAAAGGACCAGGACT GAGGGATCCTATGGTGGTCGAAGAGGACGAGGAAGGGGCAGAGGGAGAGGCCGAGGCCGCGGTGGTGCTCGGACAAGTGAAAGGGAGAATGCTCACTTTGGAAAATGTGAAGATGAGTCAGATCGCTCTCCTGAAAATGTAAACAAGCACAACCCATTTTCTAGGAAGCTACAGAGTAGAGTTGAACACAAAGAATCAAAGGAAGACGCATCCTGTAGCACAAGCAGCCCagtttttagaaattttgaccTCAATCTTGACCTAGATGAACATGGCAATAATCCTGCTGCTTCTACCTCTGCTTCAGCTTCCACTTCTGTTTCTGCAATCAAACCAGAACTGAATCACGAGGAATACCCAGGGTGGTCATTATCTGAGATGAACAAAAATGGAATTGATCCTTTGCAGCTTCTACAGCTTAATGAGCAAGCAGACGAAGAAGAGGAGGATTATGACACCGAAGATGGATGA
- the LOC116261309 gene encoding uncharacterized protein LOC116261309 isoform X1, giving the protein MRKKLDTRFPASRIKKIMQADEDVGKIAMAVPVLVSKALELFLHDLCNRTYDITLQRGAKTMSALHLKQCVQTFTVFDFLRDIVSKVPDLGGVDAGGDERHTPRRRKVVEDDVNGSDEESKRTRTQEGSYGGRRGRGRGRGRGRGRGGARTSERENAHFGKCEDESDRSPENVNKHNPFSRKLQSRVEHKESKEDASCSTSSPVFRNFDLNLDLDEHGNNPAASTSASASTSVSAIKPELNHEEYPGWSLSEMNKNGIDPLQLLQLNEQADEEEEDYDTEDG; this is encoded by the exons ATGAGGAAGAAGCTCGACACGCGTTTTCCGGCG TCACGAATAAAAAAGATTATGCAAGCTGATGAAGATGTTGGAAAGATTGCCATGGCAGTGCCCGTTCTAGTAT CTAAAGCATTGGAACTTTTTCTTCACGATCTTTGCAACCGGACATATGACATAACTCTGCAAAGAGGAGCAAAGACAATGAGTGCTTTGCATTT gaagCAATGTGTTCAAACTTTTACAGTCTTTGACTTTTTGAGAGATATTGTAAGCAAAGTTCCAGATTTAGGTGGTGTTGATGCTGGAGGTGATGAAAGGCATACTCCAAGGAGAAG GAAAGTTGTGGAGGATGATGTCAATGGCAGTGATGAGGAGTCAAAAAGGACCAGGACT CAGGAGGGATCCTATGGTGGTCGAAGAGGACGAGGAAGGGGCAGAGGGAGAGGCCGAGGCCGCGGTGGTGCTCGGACAAGTGAAAGGGAGAATGCTCACTTTGGAAAATGTGAAGATGAGTCAGATCGCTCTCCTGAAAATGTAAACAAGCACAACCCATTTTCTAGGAAGCTACAGAGTAGAGTTGAACACAAAGAATCAAAGGAAGACGCATCCTGTAGCACAAGCAGCCCagtttttagaaattttgaccTCAATCTTGACCTAGATGAACATGGCAATAATCCTGCTGCTTCTACCTCTGCTTCAGCTTCCACTTCTGTTTCTGCAATCAAACCAGAACTGAATCACGAGGAATACCCAGGGTGGTCATTATCTGAGATGAACAAAAATGGAATTGATCCTTTGCAGCTTCTACAGCTTAATGAGCAAGCAGACGAAGAAGAGGAGGATTATGACACCGAAGATGGATGA
- the LOC116261309 gene encoding uncharacterized protein LOC116261309 isoform X3: MQADEDVGKIAMAVPVLVSKALELFLHDLCNRTYDITLQRGAKTMSALHLKQCVQTFTVFDFLRDIVSKVPDLGGVDAGGDERHTPRRRKVVEDDVNGSDEESKRTRTQEGSYGGRRGRGRGRGRGRGRGGARTSERENAHFGKCEDESDRSPENVNKHNPFSRKLQSRVEHKESKEDASCSTSSPVFRNFDLNLDLDEHGNNPAASTSASASTSVSAIKPELNHEEYPGWSLSEMNKNGIDPLQLLQLNEQADEEEEDYDTEDG, from the exons ATGCAAGCTGATGAAGATGTTGGAAAGATTGCCATGGCAGTGCCCGTTCTAGTAT CTAAAGCATTGGAACTTTTTCTTCACGATCTTTGCAACCGGACATATGACATAACTCTGCAAAGAGGAGCAAAGACAATGAGTGCTTTGCATTT gaagCAATGTGTTCAAACTTTTACAGTCTTTGACTTTTTGAGAGATATTGTAAGCAAAGTTCCAGATTTAGGTGGTGTTGATGCTGGAGGTGATGAAAGGCATACTCCAAGGAGAAG GAAAGTTGTGGAGGATGATGTCAATGGCAGTGATGAGGAGTCAAAAAGGACCAGGACT CAGGAGGGATCCTATGGTGGTCGAAGAGGACGAGGAAGGGGCAGAGGGAGAGGCCGAGGCCGCGGTGGTGCTCGGACAAGTGAAAGGGAGAATGCTCACTTTGGAAAATGTGAAGATGAGTCAGATCGCTCTCCTGAAAATGTAAACAAGCACAACCCATTTTCTAGGAAGCTACAGAGTAGAGTTGAACACAAAGAATCAAAGGAAGACGCATCCTGTAGCACAAGCAGCCCagtttttagaaattttgaccTCAATCTTGACCTAGATGAACATGGCAATAATCCTGCTGCTTCTACCTCTGCTTCAGCTTCCACTTCTGTTTCTGCAATCAAACCAGAACTGAATCACGAGGAATACCCAGGGTGGTCATTATCTGAGATGAACAAAAATGGAATTGATCCTTTGCAGCTTCTACAGCTTAATGAGCAAGCAGACGAAGAAGAGGAGGATTATGACACCGAAGATGGATGA